In Blautia wexlerae DSM 19850, a single window of DNA contains:
- a CDS encoding alpha/beta hydrolase — MKKKFFRLSAAGLLFFSGIMEIGWRFFNMVVCCKRGGRKKERKKWFELSHIRDNHPRNGYAKEYEESRAWCEAQKMQDCYIQSVDGLKLHGFYLPAEHAKRFVILSHGYRGSRFGSLSFMAKYLHEHQCNLLFMEQRCCGESEGKYITFGAKEKWDVQRWAIYVSERNEEKLPIYLYGQSMGAAAVLMASGYRLPSEVKGLIADCGFQSMERQMRDMADNWFHLHYIPLLLKEMNCLCHFVAGFRMKDADTTEAMKRNTRPVLFFHGEKDTYVYPNNSFQNYMLCKAPKELVIVQGARHLCSAYADPELYQRTVMEFFEKYDGSNSEK, encoded by the coding sequence ATGAAGAAAAAATTTTTCAGGTTGTCAGCAGCAGGATTGCTTTTTTTTTCAGGGATTATGGAGATTGGCTGGCGTTTTTTTAACATGGTGGTCTGCTGCAAAAGAGGGGGAAGGAAAAAGGAAAGAAAGAAATGGTTTGAATTATCCCATATACGGGATAATCATCCCAGAAACGGATACGCAAAGGAATATGAGGAGAGCAGGGCATGGTGTGAGGCTCAGAAGATGCAGGACTGTTATATCCAAAGCGTGGATGGATTAAAACTCCACGGATTCTATCTGCCGGCAGAGCATGCAAAGCGGTTTGTTATCTTAAGCCATGGTTACAGGGGCAGCAGATTTGGTTCCCTGTCATTTATGGCAAAATATCTCCATGAGCATCAATGTAATCTTCTGTTTATGGAACAGCGATGTTGTGGAGAAAGTGAAGGAAAATATATTACCTTTGGAGCAAAGGAAAAATGGGATGTGCAGCGTTGGGCAATTTATGTGTCCGAGAGAAATGAGGAGAAGCTTCCAATCTATCTGTATGGACAGTCTATGGGAGCAGCCGCTGTACTGATGGCATCCGGATACAGGCTTCCGTCAGAGGTGAAAGGGCTGATCGCAGACTGTGGTTTTCAGTCTATGGAAAGACAGATGCGGGATATGGCTGACAACTGGTTTCATTTGCATTATATTCCTTTGCTTTTGAAGGAAATGAACTGTCTGTGCCATTTTGTGGCAGGATTTCGTATGAAAGATGCAGATACCACAGAAGCTATGAAAAGGAATACAAGACCTGTCCTTTTCTTTCATGGAGAGAAGGATACTTATGTGTACCCGAACAATTCATTCCAGAACTATATGCTGTGCAAAGCACCAAAGGAACTGGTCATTGTACAGGGAGCAAGGCATCTGTGCAGTGCCTATGCAGATCCGGAACTGTATCAGCGTACAGTGATGGAGTTTTTTGAGAAATATGATGGCAGTAATTCTGAAAAATAA
- a CDS encoding EAL domain-containing protein, translating into MKIEKKLWIILFAFGIFAICFSGWIFRQSTAREKLFWDNTIRCETKELKEGEIKAENIALPKDFDVPKSILFKTTHTIAEVWLDGEKIYEYGNEADAPGFMKTPGSCWHIVDIPGDSSGKNLEVRIIPVYEGYYGNEVSLVCGTRGDCILKILTDSLGIPVISCGILFAAVICILLYCGAARRKRSDKTEAKIEIFLNLGFFSLLVAVWTLVQCGFLQFLIPDGRTLYFVEYFSLFLFPVPFNFLLYDICKSRYHKGALIFSILYLTNMAVDVLLQCTGIIDMSRLLSVIHVIMVANVVYTVVIILYEAGKKENDVAQKFRYPMCVVMGFGMAEMIFYYLRRFEQISILLSMGTMLFIIMLIWIQVSQYYDQYIQKQKVIYLQKIANMDMLTEAMNRNAYEDMVKYLDEGEIKLSTTGVVVFDLDDLKVINDNFGHEKGDEALKLCYQCISQAFQNVKNCFRIGGDEFAYVYHSDEKDMIPERLKTLELLLKKTAKTHKLDYPLSISAGYAYYQPDIDFDFKDIVRRSDTMLYRQKRRKKIARSTDPGHLLSRMEKHSTEEITDEVILQEKKYQSMPLDELCSVIDLLSPTTDNYPYVVDFRTDFYYIANQALDRFCIPKNSFHNVISNHKEFVYEPDYEKMKEEFDNLLKTDRCTHSMEYRWLDLKKVPVWIHCKGYLVRDDNMKPLYMIGCINEIGERQKADNVSGLLGETGFREYMDQQDTPLETGYLLRIGIDHFKEINDNFGQEYGDFVLRKTADCISGCLSEGQKVYKLVADEFLILDVSSDQVRDADKLYDKVRAATDRFIESNEFKVMYTVSGGIVSFAALEGNQYSEALKLTDFALNEAKTLGRNRCYIFDGETYRKFLRKREITQELREAVLNGCQGFTAFYQPVFDEDKKVPYGAEALMRFTSEKLGMISPAEFIPILEETGLIIPAGRWMMREAMGKCSEIRKVLPGFRVSINISQVQASKSDVIQDISAETKRAGLPLEALIVELTESDLLEQNINEKHFLTELRRMGISLALDDFGTGYSNFHYLNELKPEIIKIDRSFTVKAVADEQEYYLLNQFCTMIHNLDMRICIEGVENEQEWAMIRKLYPEFTQGYFWGKPCEYEEFMRKFTESRL; encoded by the coding sequence ATGAAAATAGAAAAAAAACTATGGATTATTCTGTTTGCATTTGGGATATTCGCCATTTGTTTTTCAGGTTGGATTTTCAGACAGAGTACGGCCAGAGAAAAATTGTTCTGGGATAATACGATCCGGTGCGAAACAAAAGAACTGAAAGAGGGAGAAATCAAAGCAGAGAATATTGCCCTGCCCAAAGACTTCGATGTTCCCAAATCTATCTTATTTAAAACCACCCACACCATTGCAGAAGTTTGGCTGGATGGAGAAAAAATATATGAATATGGAAATGAAGCGGATGCTCCGGGTTTTATGAAGACACCAGGAAGCTGCTGGCATATTGTGGATATTCCCGGAGACAGTTCAGGTAAAAACCTGGAGGTCAGAATTATTCCGGTATATGAGGGCTATTATGGAAATGAAGTCAGCCTTGTATGCGGAACACGAGGCGATTGTATTCTGAAAATCTTAACGGACAGTCTTGGAATTCCGGTGATCAGCTGTGGAATCCTGTTTGCCGCTGTTATCTGCATACTTCTCTATTGTGGCGCAGCGCGAAGAAAAAGAAGCGACAAGACAGAAGCGAAAATTGAGATTTTTTTAAATCTTGGATTTTTTTCATTGCTGGTCGCAGTATGGACACTGGTACAATGTGGTTTTCTGCAGTTTTTGATCCCGGATGGAAGAACCTTATATTTTGTGGAGTATTTTTCACTCTTTCTTTTTCCGGTGCCATTTAATTTCCTGTTATATGATATCTGCAAAAGCAGGTACCACAAAGGTGCATTGATTTTTTCCATCCTCTATCTTACAAATATGGCAGTCGATGTTTTGCTTCAGTGTACAGGAATTATTGATATGTCCCGGTTACTTTCTGTAATTCATGTTATTATGGTTGCAAATGTGGTTTACACAGTTGTGATCATTCTTTACGAAGCCGGAAAAAAAGAAAATGATGTAGCCCAAAAATTCCGGTATCCTATGTGCGTGGTCATGGGATTTGGAATGGCGGAAATGATTTTTTATTATTTAAGAAGATTTGAACAGATATCCATTTTGCTTTCCATGGGAACTATGCTGTTTATTATTATGCTGATCTGGATACAGGTTTCTCAATATTACGATCAATATATCCAGAAGCAAAAGGTGATTTATCTGCAGAAAATAGCCAATATGGATATGCTCACAGAGGCCATGAACCGAAATGCTTACGAGGATATGGTGAAATATCTGGATGAAGGTGAAATTAAACTGAGTACCACAGGTGTGGTGGTTTTTGATCTGGATGATCTGAAAGTGATAAATGATAATTTTGGACATGAAAAGGGAGATGAGGCGCTGAAGCTGTGTTATCAGTGTATCAGTCAGGCATTTCAGAATGTGAAGAACTGTTTCAGAATCGGTGGTGATGAGTTTGCGTATGTATATCACAGTGACGAGAAAGATATGATTCCGGAACGGCTGAAGACCCTGGAGCTGCTTCTGAAAAAAACAGCGAAAACACACAAGCTGGATTATCCGCTTAGTATATCAGCAGGATACGCTTATTATCAGCCTGATATAGATTTTGATTTTAAAGATATTGTAAGGCGAAGCGATACCATGCTGTACCGTCAGAAGCGCAGGAAGAAGATTGCGCGGTCAACTGATCCGGGTCACTTGCTTTCCCGTATGGAAAAGCATTCCACAGAGGAAATTACAGATGAAGTGATCCTGCAGGAGAAGAAATATCAGAGCATGCCCTTGGATGAGCTTTGCAGCGTGATCGATCTTCTGAGTCCGACCACAGATAATTACCCGTATGTGGTTGATTTCCGGACAGATTTTTATTACATAGCAAACCAGGCTCTTGACCGTTTCTGTATTCCGAAAAATAGTTTTCATAATGTGATTTCAAACCATAAAGAATTTGTATATGAACCTGATTATGAAAAAATGAAGGAGGAATTTGATAATCTTCTTAAAACAGACCGCTGTACACATAGCATGGAATATCGATGGCTGGATCTGAAAAAAGTGCCGGTCTGGATTCATTGCAAAGGATATCTGGTGCGGGATGATAATATGAAACCTCTTTATATGATTGGTTGTATCAATGAGATTGGAGAAAGACAGAAGGCAGATAATGTAAGCGGGTTATTAGGAGAGACAGGATTCCGGGAGTATATGGACCAACAGGACACTCCTCTGGAAACAGGATATCTGCTTCGGATTGGAATTGATCATTTTAAGGAAATAAATGATAACTTCGGACAGGAGTACGGTGACTTTGTGCTTAGGAAAACGGCTGATTGTATTTCCGGATGCCTGTCAGAAGGACAGAAAGTGTACAAGCTTGTGGCAGATGAATTTCTGATTCTGGATGTTTCTTCTGACCAGGTGAGGGATGCAGATAAACTTTATGATAAAGTGAGAGCTGCAACAGACAGATTTATTGAATCTAACGAGTTTAAGGTCATGTATACGGTTTCAGGAGGAATTGTGTCATTTGCGGCATTAGAGGGAAATCAGTATTCAGAAGCCCTGAAGCTGACGGATTTTGCTTTGAATGAGGCAAAGACGCTGGGAAGAAACCGCTGTTATATATTTGACGGAGAAACTTACAGGAAATTTCTTCGGAAGAGGGAGATTACCCAGGAACTGCGGGAGGCTGTGCTCAATGGCTGCCAGGGTTTTACGGCTTTTTATCAGCCTGTATTTGACGAAGATAAAAAAGTACCTTATGGAGCAGAAGCTTTAATGCGTTTTACTTCTGAAAAACTCGGGATGATTTCACCGGCAGAGTTTATTCCGATTCTGGAAGAAACCGGTCTTATTATTCCGGCTGGCCGCTGGATGATGAGAGAAGCTATGGGAAAATGCAGCGAGATCCGGAAAGTACTTCCAGGTTTTAGAGTGAGTATTAATATTTCCCAGGTTCAGGCATCCAAGTCCGATGTGATCCAGGATATCAGTGCAGAAACGAAAAGAGCAGGACTGCCGCTGGAAGCGTTGATCGTGGAATTGACAGAGAGTGACCTTCTGGAACAAAATATCAATGAGAAGCATTTTCTCACAGAACTGAGGCGGATGGGAATCAGTCTTGCATTGGATGACTTTGGAACCGGATATTCGAACTTCCATTATCTCAACGAGCTGAAACCGGAGATCATTAAGATTGACCGCTCTTTCACTGTGAAAGCAGTTGCAGATGAACAGGAATATTATCTGCTGAATCAGTTCTGCACCATGATCCATAATCTGGATATGAGGATTTGCATTGAAGGCGTGGAAAATGAGCAGGAATGGGCCATGATCCGAAAACTGTACCCGGAATTCACACAGGGATATTTCTGGGGGAAGCCTTGTGAGTATGAAGAATTTATGAGAAAATTTACAGAAAGCAGATTATGA
- a CDS encoding EamA family transporter, with the protein MWILFAFGSALFAGLTAILAKCGIRNTDSNVATALRTGVVLVFSWLMLFMVGAQSEIRDISAKVLIFLILSGLSTGISWLCYFKALQIGDINKVTPIDKSSTVITMLLAFIFLREEITWLKFVSMILIGIGTYLMIQKKETKEKAEDKKWLLYAVGSAVFASLTSILGKIGIQDVNSNLGTAIRTAVVLVMAWIVVFVTGKQNTVNNIDRKSWLFLILSGFATGGSWLCYYRALQTGPASVVVPIDKLSILVTIAFSYIVFHEKLSLKSGTGLLLIVVGTLALLI; encoded by the coding sequence ATGTGGATATTATTTGCATTTGGTTCTGCTCTGTTTGCAGGCTTGACAGCCATACTGGCAAAATGCGGAATCAGAAATACAGATTCTAATGTTGCGACGGCATTAAGAACCGGTGTAGTGTTAGTCTTTTCATGGCTTATGTTATTCATGGTCGGGGCACAAAGTGAAATCAGAGATATTTCGGCAAAAGTCCTGATTTTTTTGATTTTGTCAGGACTGTCAACGGGGATATCCTGGCTATGCTATTTCAAAGCACTGCAGATTGGAGATATCAATAAAGTAACACCAATTGATAAATCGAGTACAGTGATAACGATGCTGCTGGCTTTTATTTTTCTCAGGGAAGAAATAACGTGGCTGAAATTTGTTTCAATGATTCTTATCGGTATCGGTACTTATCTGATGATACAGAAAAAGGAAACAAAGGAAAAGGCAGAAGATAAGAAGTGGCTGCTTTATGCAGTCGGTTCCGCTGTTTTTGCCAGTCTTACCTCTATTTTGGGAAAGATTGGAATTCAGGATGTCAATTCAAATCTTGGAACTGCGATCAGGACTGCTGTTGTATTGGTGATGGCGTGGATTGTAGTATTTGTGACCGGAAAGCAGAATACGGTTAATAACATTGACAGAAAAAGCTGGCTGTTCCTTATTCTTTCCGGATTTGCAACAGGCGGTTCCTGGCTATGTTATTACAGAGCACTTCAGACAGGTCCGGCCAGTGTGGTAGTTCCGATTGATAAACTGAGTATCCTTGTGACCATTGCATTCTCATATATTGTATTCCATGAAAAACTGTCATTGAAATCAGGGACAGGACTGCTTCTTATTGTTGTTGGAACGTTAGCTTTGCTGATATAA
- a CDS encoding esterase: protein MTIYEYGNPDADTVLIQLTGDHELSVLKNEVEEIRKRTSTDFRLIAAKVDDWNYELSPWKAPAVFGNEDFGDGAVRTLEQILTLCTDKSRTYYIGGYSLAGLFSLWAAYQTDVFSGIAAASPSVWFPGFIEYMKEHEIKSETVYLSLGDREEKTRNSVMSQVGNCIRMGYEWLIEHEINCNLEWNQGNHFREPDIRIAKAFAWVMEGK, encoded by the coding sequence ATGACTATATATGAGTATGGAAATCCAGATGCGGATACTGTTTTGATTCAGTTGACTGGTGATCATGAATTATCTGTTCTTAAGAATGAGGTTGAAGAAATCCGAAAACGGACTTCAACAGATTTCAGACTCATTGCTGCAAAAGTTGATGACTGGAATTATGAGTTGTCTCCATGGAAAGCACCAGCGGTGTTCGGAAATGAAGACTTTGGTGATGGTGCTGTCAGGACACTGGAGCAGATTCTGACATTATGCACAGACAAAAGCAGGACATATTATATCGGGGGATATTCTCTTGCGGGGCTGTTCTCGTTATGGGCAGCATATCAGACAGATGTATTTTCCGGCATTGCAGCTGCTTCACCGTCTGTCTGGTTTCCGGGATTTATTGAGTATATGAAGGAACATGAAATTAAAAGTGAGACAGTTTATCTAAGTCTTGGTGACAGAGAAGAAAAAACGAGAAATTCGGTGATGTCACAGGTTGGAAACTGTATCCGGATGGGATATGAGTGGCTTATAGAGCATGAGATAAATTGTAATCTGGAATGGAATCAGGGTAATCATTTTAGAGAACCGGATATAAGAATTGCGAAAGCATTTGCCTGGGTAATGGAGGGGAAATAA
- a CDS encoding serine dehydratase subunit alpha family protein translates to MLDERIYESYIGILKEEMVPAMGCTEPIALAYGAARAREVLGKEPEHITAKCSGNIIKNVRCVIIPNSGGLTGIEAGVVLGAVAGNASLNMEVLSNVNEFERKRCRELLDKKICKVELLDSPVVLHFIIEMQAGDDTVSLEIKYDHINVTKIVKNQEVLLDSDHKSGETPAAADRTLLNLEDIKTFADTVEIDDVKEIIENQIRSNMAIAHEGMTGKYGLGIGRIIRETYSNDMLTKMRSLTAAASEARMGGCDMPVVINSGSGNQGIACSVPLIVYAREMELPDYVLYRALVFSNLLTVYQKQYIGKLSAFCGAVSASCAAGAGITYMGGGELSVIKKTIENTLANIPGIICDGAKISCAAKIAASLDAAFLAHHLAMNGQSYAPYTGILKEEAGETISCVGQIGKEGMKETDKEILRIMLERV, encoded by the coding sequence ATGTTAGATGAAAGGATATATGAGAGTTATATAGGAATCCTGAAGGAAGAAATGGTTCCTGCAATGGGGTGTACAGAACCGATCGCACTGGCATATGGAGCAGCCAGAGCACGAGAAGTTTTGGGAAAAGAACCGGAACATATCACCGCAAAATGCAGTGGAAACATTATAAAAAATGTCCGTTGTGTTATCATTCCAAACTCCGGCGGATTGACTGGAATTGAAGCAGGTGTAGTTCTCGGTGCAGTAGCCGGAAACGCATCCCTGAACATGGAAGTTCTTTCGAATGTAAATGAATTTGAAAGAAAGAGATGTCGTGAACTTTTGGATAAAAAGATATGCAAAGTAGAACTTCTGGACTCCCCGGTAGTCCTGCACTTTATCATAGAAATGCAGGCAGGGGATGACACAGTAAGTCTGGAGATCAAATACGATCATATAAATGTAACAAAGATCGTAAAGAACCAGGAAGTCCTGCTGGATTCAGATCATAAATCCGGTGAAACTCCGGCTGCAGCAGACAGAACTCTACTCAATCTGGAAGACATTAAAACATTTGCAGATACTGTAGAAATTGATGATGTCAAAGAAATTATAGAAAATCAGATCCGCAGCAATATGGCAATCGCTCATGAAGGAATGACTGGTAAATACGGTCTTGGAATCGGCCGGATAATACGCGAAACCTATTCCAATGATATGCTTACCAAAATGCGCAGCCTCACAGCCGCAGCTTCCGAAGCCAGAATGGGCGGATGCGATATGCCGGTAGTCATCAACTCAGGCAGTGGAAACCAGGGGATTGCCTGTTCCGTACCACTGATCGTGTATGCCAGAGAAATGGAACTTCCGGACTATGTACTTTACCGCGCACTGGTATTTTCTAATCTCTTAACTGTATACCAGAAACAGTATATCGGTAAACTTTCCGCATTTTGCGGTGCGGTATCCGCATCCTGTGCAGCCGGTGCGGGGATTACCTACATGGGAGGTGGCGAACTTTCAGTGATCAAGAAGACCATAGAGAATACTCTTGCCAATATTCCGGGAATCATCTGTGATGGAGCGAAAATATCCTGTGCAGCGAAAATCGCCGCCAGCCTTGATGCTGCATTCCTGGCACATCACCTTGCTATGAACGGTCAGTCCTATGCGCCATATACCGGAATACTCAAGGAAGAAGCCGGCGAAACCATCAGCTGTGTAGGACAGATCGGCAAAGAAGGAATGAAAGAAACAGACAAAGAAATTCTGCGGATTATGTTAGAGCGTGTTTGA
- a CDS encoding AEC family transporter has protein sequence MNISILLMEQIIQLFLMIFMGYLIVKVGLVKDEDSKVLSKIILYLIIPCVIINAFQVDYTMDTVKGLLLALAASVMTQVLLLIIISIAGKLLHLNEVEIASVYYSNSGNLIVPIVTFILGQDWVLYGCVFMSVQLIFLWTHCKKIISRESSYDWKKIVLNINMISIFIGVVLFFARIHLPEIINNTLGSVGSMIGPASMIVTGMLFAGMNLKQIFADKRVYFVSFLRLIAVPLLALVMIKISHLAMFSADGNKIMLIVFLAIITPSASTITQMCQVYGNDSRYASAINVMTTLFSIITMPLMVMLFEAVI, from the coding sequence ATGAATATCAGCATACTGCTCATGGAACAGATCATTCAATTGTTTCTTATGATCTTCATGGGATATTTGATCGTGAAAGTTGGGCTTGTAAAAGATGAAGACAGCAAGGTTTTATCCAAAATCATTCTCTATCTAATCATTCCCTGTGTAATCATCAATGCTTTTCAGGTAGATTACACGATGGATACTGTAAAGGGATTGCTGCTTGCTCTGGCTGCATCTGTCATGACCCAGGTTCTTCTCCTGATCATTATCTCCATAGCCGGAAAGCTTTTGCATCTGAATGAAGTGGAAATTGCTTCTGTTTATTATTCTAATTCAGGAAATTTGATCGTACCCATTGTGACCTTTATTCTTGGACAGGACTGGGTTTTATATGGATGTGTTTTTATGAGTGTGCAGCTTATCTTTCTGTGGACACACTGCAAAAAGATTATCAGCCGGGAATCTTCCTACGACTGGAAAAAGATTGTGTTAAATATTAACATGATTTCTATTTTTATCGGTGTTGTACTTTTTTTCGCAAGAATCCATTTGCCGGAGATCATCAATAATACTCTTGGCTCAGTGGGCAGCATGATAGGACCGGCCAGTATGATCGTAACCGGTATGCTGTTTGCAGGAATGAATCTGAAACAGATTTTTGCTGACAAAAGAGTATATTTTGTATCATTTCTTCGTCTGATTGCAGTGCCTTTGCTTGCACTTGTAATGATTAAGATCAGCCATCTGGCTATGTTCTCTGCAGACGGAAATAAAATCATGCTTATTGTCTTTCTGGCGATCATCACACCGTCTGCTTCCACAATAACCCAGATGTGCCAGGTATACGGAAATGATTCACGTTATGCCAGTGCCATCAATGTCATGACTACACTGTTCTCAATTATTACAATGCCGCTGATGGTAATGCTATTTGAGGCAGTTATATAA
- a CDS encoding TIGR00730 family Rossman fold protein encodes MNITVYLGALEGNDPALGDAVRELGTWIGKSRNSLIYGGSKSGLMGQIAESVLNAGGKVTGVEPQFFIDSELQYDEITELIVTKDMAERKAKMIELGDAFIAFPGGTGTLEEIAEVMSMVSLKHLNAPCILYNLNGYYDSLKQLLDHMIKMGLSSENRQQGIYFADDMEDIKALLATVTK; translated from the coding sequence ATGAATATTACCGTTTATCTTGGAGCTTTGGAGGGGAATGATCCGGCACTTGGAGATGCTGTCCGGGAATTAGGAACATGGATTGGAAAAAGTAGAAATTCTCTGATATATGGCGGATCGAAGTCCGGTCTTATGGGACAGATAGCAGAAAGTGTGCTGAATGCCGGAGGAAAAGTAACAGGCGTGGAACCACAGTTTTTTATAGATTCTGAACTGCAGTATGATGAGATCACAGAACTGATCGTCACAAAAGATATGGCTGAAAGAAAAGCAAAAATGATTGAACTAGGTGATGCATTTATTGCATTTCCGGGAGGCACAGGTACTCTGGAGGAAATCGCAGAAGTTATGTCCATGGTTTCCTTAAAACACCTTAATGCCCCCTGTATTCTGTATAATCTGAATGGATATTATGACAGCCTGAAACAGCTTCTTGACCATATGATCAAGATGGGGCTGTCCTCAGAAAATCGTCAGCAGGGAATTTATTTTGCTGATGATATGGAAGATATTAAAGCACTTCTGGCTACAGTAACTAAGTAA
- a CDS encoding energy-coupling factor ABC transporter ATP-binding protein produces the protein MIRLENVCFAYEKEIALRYVDLCINRGDSIVIQGPNGCGKSTLIKLLNGIIFPSEGKYFYQGHEINEKTLKNSQFAKWFHQQMGYVFQNADTQLFCGSVEEEIAFGPVQMGLSEAEIKKRTEDCLHLFGLEKLRDRPPYHLSGGEKRKVSLACILSLNPEVLILDEPLAGLDEKTQDMLVDFLQSFHKAGKTLITITHNRQLAETIGTRFACMNEEHELKILS, from the coding sequence ATGATCAGACTTGAGAATGTATGTTTTGCGTACGAAAAAGAAATTGCACTGAGATATGTGGATCTTTGCATAAACAGAGGGGATTCTATAGTTATTCAGGGACCTAACGGATGTGGAAAATCAACACTGATTAAACTATTGAATGGAATTATTTTTCCATCGGAAGGAAAATATTTTTATCAGGGACATGAAATTAATGAAAAGACATTAAAAAACAGCCAGTTTGCAAAATGGTTTCATCAGCAGATGGGATATGTGTTTCAGAATGCAGATACCCAGCTTTTCTGTGGAAGTGTGGAAGAGGAAATTGCATTTGGCCCGGTCCAGATGGGGCTTTCGGAAGCGGAGATTAAAAAAAGAACAGAAGACTGCCTGCACTTATTTGGATTGGAAAAACTAAGAGATAGACCACCCTATCATCTGAGTGGAGGGGAGAAAAGAAAGGTTTCACTGGCATGTATTCTTTCGTTGAATCCTGAGGTCCTGATTTTGGATGAACCTCTTGCAGGACTTGATGAAAAAACACAGGATATGCTGGTGGATTTTCTGCAGAGTTTTCATAAAGCAGGAAAAACGTTGATTACGATTACACATAACAGACAACTGGCTGAAACTATCGGTACCAGATTTGCCTGTATGAATGAAGAACATGAACTGAAGATACTATCATAA
- a CDS encoding energy-coupling factor transporter transmembrane component T family protein: MNDHKKEETMLPDWMCSGETYVPSKDKEAFLTKSTKSVLSVLAKMRFYEGKDGKFSATPSLKLFYTLLYIVLTACSGNYLFTLIMCAAVTARLAFFSAKAIRQILRGTAGAVLFSILILLPSVFMGTPQTLMNITSRVYVSVTLVGILSSGTSWNKLTGSMRTFRLPSIFIFTLDITLKYISMLGEICAAILTSVRLRSVGKNPQKAKALSGVLGISFLKSGEMAEEMHAAMCCRGFTGEYKKKQKYTLCAADIFSTFIMAGCIVLFWYLNRKI; this comes from the coding sequence ATGAATGATCATAAAAAAGAAGAAACTATGCTTCCAGACTGGATGTGTTCCGGAGAAACTTATGTTCCATCTAAAGATAAAGAAGCATTTTTAACAAAAAGTACGAAATCAGTTTTATCTGTGCTTGCAAAAATGCGGTTTTATGAAGGGAAGGATGGCAAATTTTCTGCCACTCCTTCTCTGAAACTGTTTTATACACTTCTATATATTGTTCTTACTGCATGTTCGGGAAATTATCTGTTTACTCTGATTATGTGTGCAGCAGTGACAGCCAGACTGGCGTTTTTTTCGGCAAAAGCTATCCGTCAGATCCTGAGAGGAACAGCAGGTGCGGTTCTGTTTTCTATATTGATCCTTCTCCCATCTGTATTTATGGGAACTCCTCAGACTTTAATGAATATTACTTCAAGAGTATATGTATCTGTAACTCTGGTTGGTATTTTATCATCAGGGACATCCTGGAATAAACTGACAGGGAGTATGAGAACTTTTCGGCTGCCATCCATATTTATTTTTACGCTGGATATTACTTTGAAATATATTTCGATGCTTGGAGAGATATGTGCAGCTATTCTTACGTCTGTCCGGTTAAGGTCAGTGGGAAAGAATCCTCAGAAAGCAAAAGCTTTGTCAGGTGTGCTGGGAATCTCATTTCTGAAATCTGGTGAAATGGCAGAAGAAATGCATGCAGCAATGTGTTGTCGTGGATTTACAGGAGAGTATAAGAAAAAACAGAAATACACGTTATGTGCAGCGGATATTTTCAGCACTTTTATTATGGCTGGATGTATTGTATTGTTCTGGTATCTGAACAGAAAGATATGA